From the genome of Lotus japonicus ecotype B-129 chromosome 6, LjGifu_v1.2, one region includes:
- the LOC130725989 gene encoding uncharacterized protein LOC130725989 isoform X1, whose translation MYIRTMLSTQALLSAIGVGEKSATVIGATFQGSNLDSNAKMWRLVADLMNDLGRKPGNCSHNDHHGFGNACCSYYHWTPASHLVYFFISDLVSYICKLPSCSMPGIDLVKPGKKLCSFAPFHGDRPRDCLFLFLIAFFLSCINNTSLMLDNMFCCFNQSYHMKLASS comes from the exons ATGTATATAAGGACCATGCTTTCAACCCAG GCTCTCCTGAGTGCTATTGGGGTTGGTGAGAAATCAGCAACAGTCATTGGTGCCACTTTTCAG GGATCAAATCTTGACAGCAATGCAAAAATGTGGCGCTTGGTTGCAGATCTTATGAATGATCTTG GAAGGAAGCCAGGAAACTGTAGCCACAATGATCATCATGGCTTTGGGAATGCTTGTTGCTCGTATTACCATTGGACACCCGCTAGCCATTTAGTTTACTTTTTTATCTCTGACCTTGTTTCATATATATG CAAACTACCGAGCTGTTCGATGCCTGGCATTGACCTCGTTAAACCCGGAAAGAAGCTCTGTTCTTTTGCACCATTTCATGGAGACCGGCCAAGGGATTGTCTGTTTTTATTCTTAATTGCTTTCTTTTTATCTTGTATCAACAACACATCTTTGATGTTAGACAATATGTTCTGCTGTTTTAATCAATCTTACCACATGAAATTGGCTTCATCATAG
- the LOC130725989 gene encoding protein root UVB sensitive 3-like isoform X2 gives MYIRTMLSTQALLSAIGVGEKSATVIGATFQGSNLDSNAKMWRLVADLMNDLVRDLIISIRKPCFVLTNYRAVRCLALTSLNPERSSVLLHHFMETGQGIVCFYS, from the exons ATGTATATAAGGACCATGCTTTCAACCCAG GCTCTCCTGAGTGCTATTGGGGTTGGTGAGAAATCAGCAACAGTCATTGGTGCCACTTTTCAG GGATCAAATCTTGACAGCAATGCAAAAATGTGGCGCTTGGTTGCAGATCTTATGAATGATCTTG TTAGAGATCTCATAATTTCAATACGGAAGCCTTGTTTTGTGCTAA CAAACTACCGAGCTGTTCGATGCCTGGCATTGACCTCGTTAAACCCGGAAAGAAGCTCTGTTCTTTTGCACCATTTCATGGAGACCGGCCAAGGGATTGTCTGTTTTTATTCTTAA
- the LOC130725989 gene encoding protein root UVB sensitive 3-like isoform X3, with product MYIRTMLSTQALLSAIGVGEKSATVIGATFQGSNLDSNAKMWRLVADLMNDLGRKPGNCSHNDHHGFGNACCSYYHWTPASHLVYFFISDLVSYIC from the exons ATGTATATAAGGACCATGCTTTCAACCCAG GCTCTCCTGAGTGCTATTGGGGTTGGTGAGAAATCAGCAACAGTCATTGGTGCCACTTTTCAG GGATCAAATCTTGACAGCAATGCAAAAATGTGGCGCTTGGTTGCAGATCTTATGAATGATCTTG GAAGGAAGCCAGGAAACTGTAGCCACAATGATCATCATGGCTTTGGGAATGCTTGTTGCTCGTATTACCATTGGACACCCGCTAGCCATTTAGTTTACTTTTTTATCTCTGACCTTGTTTCATATATATG TTAG